A part of Marinobacter psychrophilus genomic DNA contains:
- the dacB gene encoding D-alanyl-D-alanine carboxypeptidase/D-alanyl-D-alanine endopeptidase: protein MPCSFPTVNAFTTLPAKARRLGGLALAALLAWPGTPALATDTNGQSAMAQAGAWNGTMRAYASKSLNSDSALSMAALPMNGPGVEQFINADTLMSPGSIMKVLTTYAALEILGPNYTWDTDFLTNGDMSDSTLNGNLYVRFGGDPKLTFERLWSTLRELRDMGITRVNGDLILDGSYFQIDGGFPPFHDNGSNPHAPFLVEPSAYLTNLNLSQLEVRSDERGTRSWSTPNLAEVVIDNQVIASAKGPCPGRGSFIWTPVFHSDQSVTVSVKGTLPMGCRTTRYLSLQSHERYSASMIRSLLAEMGVEISGVNRLGSTPENAKLVMRTTSPDLVTMVRDINKWSSNVMARQLLLGIGAEKRTAADNDDRVTGIRAIYSWLEDKGINTTGMVIDNGAGLTRHGRISARQGVDILRNAWNSRYSADLMASMPLIAMDGTMARRLRDTGMKGEGRIKTGYLENVRSIAGFTRDQNNTTWAVVGMVNHNPAWNGQAVLDRILYSLHYKPPVPTTLSQSAGQSENRIRQ, encoded by the coding sequence ATGCCCTGCTCGTTTCCCACTGTGAACGCGTTTACTACCCTGCCGGCTAAGGCTCGCCGCCTAGGCGGGTTGGCGTTAGCTGCACTGCTGGCATGGCCGGGGACCCCGGCACTGGCCACAGACACGAATGGCCAAAGCGCAATGGCGCAGGCAGGCGCATGGAACGGCACCATGCGGGCCTATGCCAGCAAGTCGCTGAATAGCGACAGCGCCCTGAGCATGGCCGCGCTGCCTATGAACGGGCCGGGCGTAGAGCAGTTTATTAATGCCGACACCCTGATGAGCCCGGGCTCCATCATGAAAGTCCTGACCACTTATGCCGCCTTGGAGATACTTGGGCCCAACTACACTTGGGACACAGATTTTCTCACCAACGGTGACATGTCCGATAGCACGCTTAATGGCAATCTTTATGTGCGCTTCGGCGGTGATCCAAAACTGACCTTCGAACGCTTATGGTCAACGCTCAGAGAACTGCGGGACATGGGCATAACAAGAGTCAATGGCGACCTGATTCTAGACGGCAGCTATTTCCAGATTGACGGCGGTTTTCCACCTTTCCACGATAACGGCAGCAACCCCCACGCCCCGTTTCTGGTGGAACCCTCTGCATACCTGACGAACCTCAACCTGAGCCAGCTGGAGGTTCGTTCAGACGAACGCGGCACCCGCTCATGGAGTACACCGAACCTGGCTGAGGTGGTGATCGACAACCAGGTCATTGCCTCAGCCAAAGGCCCTTGCCCGGGCCGCGGTTCATTCATCTGGACACCGGTTTTTCACAGCGACCAAAGCGTGACGGTGTCCGTTAAAGGCACATTACCCATGGGCTGTCGGACCACACGTTACTTGTCTCTGCAATCCCATGAGCGCTACAGCGCATCAATGATCCGCTCGCTACTGGCAGAAATGGGTGTAGAAATCAGCGGCGTCAACCGATTGGGCAGTACGCCAGAGAACGCGAAACTGGTTATGCGCACCACATCGCCAGACCTGGTAACCATGGTGCGCGACATCAATAAATGGAGCAGTAACGTGATGGCGCGCCAGCTGTTACTCGGTATTGGCGCAGAAAAACGCACAGCTGCAGACAACGATGACCGGGTAACGGGTATTCGTGCCATTTACAGCTGGCTGGAAGATAAAGGTATTAACACCACCGGTATGGTGATCGATAACGGGGCCGGTTTGACCCGACATGGCCGCATCAGCGCACGCCAAGGCGTGGATATTCTGAGAAATGCCTGGAATAGCCGCTATTCAGCGGACTTGATGGCCTCAATGCCATTGATTGCAATGGATGGCACCATGGCCCGCAGACTGCGGGACACAGGTATGAAGGGCGAAGGCAGGATCAAAACCGGTTACCTGGAAAATGTGCGTTCCATTGCCGGGTTTACTCGTGATCAGAACAACACCACCTGGGCCGTGGTAGGCATGGTCAATCACAACCCTGCCTGGAACGGCCAAGCGGTGCTCGACCGCATTTTGTATTCACTGCATTACAAACCGCCAGTGCCGACGACCCTGTCACAATCTGCAGGCCAGAGCGAAAACCGCATTCGGCAGTAA